GCCGCTCGGCGCGCAATTCCTCGCGGAGCGTCCTGCTCGACTCGTCTGCCGAACTGCCAACGCCGTAGATGGTGCCCATGGTGGACACGAACACCTCGCGCGCGGCGAACGACGCCACGATGCCCACGCCGATCTTCCAGTCGTACCCCAGAGGGCGCACGGCGGGTTCGATGGCGTGCCCCACGTGGCCCAGCACGCTCCCGGCGAGCTGCGCCTCCTGCGCCTTGTCCGCACTCATCCCCGGCGCCGACGCAGTCTTCGGGTACGTCGCCAGGCCCCAGAGCACGATGGAGAGGGCCAGGATGACCGTGCCGGCCTTGCGCAGGAACATCTGCGCGCGGTGCGAGACGGAGAGCGCCAGGCTGCGGGGCCGCGGCATGCGGTACGGCGGCAGCTCCATGATCATGGGCCGCGTCTGGCCCTTCATGAGCGTGCGCTTGAAGATGGCGGCCACCCCCAGCGCGCTCAGCGTGCCCAGCAGGTACATGGCCAGCAGCGTCATGCCCTGCAGGTTGAAGATCCCGGCGATCGCCACCGGCG
The sequence above is a segment of the Longimicrobiaceae bacterium genome. Coding sequences within it:
- a CDS encoding ferrous iron transporter B; translation: MDRFMRSVGLHGRSFIPLLSGYACAVPGVMSTRTIENPKDRLATILVLPLMSCSARIPIYTLLIGSFIPPVAIAGIFNLQGMTLLAMYLLGTLSALGVAAIFKRTLMKGQTRPMIMELPPYRMPRPRSLALSVSHRAQMFLRKAGTVILALSIVLWGLATYPKTASAPGMSADKAQEAQLAGSVLGHVGHAIEPAVRPLGYDWKIGVGIVASFAAREVFVSTMGTIYGVGSSADESSRTLREELRAERHQASGLPVYTPLVAVGLMVFYVFAMMCMSTGAVVVRETGGGWTGVKWAAFQFVYMLAMAYVAALIVYQGGRALGFG